GCTGTACCTCGTCGACCAGGCGGGCGGCGCTTGCCACACCGGCTACGAGTCGTGTTTCTACCGCACGCTCGACGGCGAGACCGTCGGTGAACGGGTGTTCGACCCCGACGAGGTCTACGAGTAGCCGAATGAGCGACGCCGCCTTCGACCCCGCGACCGACGACCCCCGCGCCGTCGCCGCCGACCTCGTCGCCGACCTGCGCGAGGCTCGCCAGGCCCTCCAGCGCGCTCGCGACCGCGTCGACGAGGTCGGCGAGTCCGAGTTGCAGGCGGTGGCCGACGCCGACGACGACCTCACGACGCTGTTCGACCGCTACGAGGAGGAAGTCACCGGCGACGGCGACTTCAAGACGTTCATCGAGTTCCAGAGCCAGATCGCCGCGATCACCGAGGAACTGCCCGAGGACGTGCGCCACCGCGAGGTCTTCGAGGAGGTCGACGACCTGCTCCAGCAGCGCCGGCTCACCGAGTCCGACTGGCGCAAGGTCCGCTCGGCGCTCGAACCCGTCCGCGCGGACGTGGCCCGTCTCGACGACCGCGAGGAGGCCCGCGAACGCTACGCGGACGTCCGCTTTTCCGCCGAGCGCCGTATCGACGACCTCGCCGACCGCATCGACGACCTGTCGGACCTGCAGCGGCTGGGCGACGCCGACCTCGACGCCCCGACCGAGCGCCTGCGCGACCCCATCGAGGCCTACAACGACCGCGTCGCCGACGCCTTCGCCGACTTCCGCTCGTCGGCGAGCGCTCGGGATCTGCTGGCGTTCGTCGCGAAGGCCGACGCCTACCCGCTCGTCCCCTTCGAGTCGCCCCCCGCCGACCTCCGGGAGTACGTCGAGACCCACGCGGCCGGCGAGCAATCCGTCGGGCAACTGCTGGAGTACGCCGAGTACTCGAAGTCGAAGCTGGACCACTACGTCGACGACTCCGACGCGCTCAAACGGAACGTCTCGACCCAGCGGACGTACCTGCGGCGGCTGGACGCCGAGCCTCTGACCGTCGACTGGCCGCCCGTCGGGGCCGAGACGCTCCGCTATCGGGCGCGGGAGCTGACCAGCGTCGTCGCCCGCTTCGCCGACCACGTCGACGAGGGTGAGGCGACACTCGTGGCGCTTCGCGAGGTGCGCGAGCTACCTCGCGAGACCGACTACGACCGACTTCGCGACAGTGCGCAGGCCCGCGCCCAGCTGGGTACCGAGGAGCGCGAGCGACTGTCGAGCGGCGCGGTCGACGACGAACTGGCCGCGTGTCGTGCTGCGAAAGAGCAGCTGGAAGCGGCGCTGGAGGAGTATCCTGCGCTTTGAGCTGGTGTCTTCGACACGTTCGGAACTCTCGGTGAATCGACTGCCGTCAGCATCGCGACCGACTCGACCGAGAACGCCGCGGCAAACAGCGTGAAAGCCCCTCGAACAGCGACCGCTACCGCACCCGCCCTCGCGA
This DNA window, taken from Halosimplex litoreum, encodes the following:
- a CDS encoding DUF7118 family protein, producing the protein MSDAAFDPATDDPRAVAADLVADLREARQALQRARDRVDEVGESELQAVADADDDLTTLFDRYEEEVTGDGDFKTFIEFQSQIAAITEELPEDVRHREVFEEVDDLLQQRRLTESDWRKVRSALEPVRADVARLDDREEARERYADVRFSAERRIDDLADRIDDLSDLQRLGDADLDAPTERLRDPIEAYNDRVADAFADFRSSASARDLLAFVAKADAYPLVPFESPPADLREYVETHAAGEQSVGQLLEYAEYSKSKLDHYVDDSDALKRNVSTQRTYLRRLDAEPLTVDWPPVGAETLRYRARELTSVVARFADHVDEGEATLVALREVRELPRETDYDRLRDSAQARAQLGTEERERLSSGAVDDELAACRAAKEQLEAALEEYPAL